The following coding sequences are from one Geodermatophilus normandii window:
- a CDS encoding phage holin family protein produces the protein MTSPYSGATPVGGSGGYPPEPPQPNYAGTPGYEQGGTGYEQGATSYTQGSTGYTQDAGYDQSYGAHAGNRGTPMTEAGRPEVSGTSVGELISEVTTDLSVLMRQELELAKAELKVEAKKAGQGAGMFGAAGFAGYMVLLFLSFALWWALENVMDAGLAALIVAVLWGVIGAVAFVLGRKKFRQVNPKPERTVDTLQQVPGALKPH, from the coding sequence GTGACCTCCCCGTACTCCGGCGCCACGCCGGTGGGCGGCTCGGGCGGGTACCCGCCCGAGCCGCCGCAGCCGAACTACGCCGGGACCCCCGGCTACGAGCAGGGCGGCACCGGCTACGAGCAGGGCGCCACCAGCTACACCCAGGGCTCGACCGGCTACACCCAGGACGCCGGTTACGACCAGTCCTACGGCGCGCACGCCGGCAACCGGGGGACCCCGATGACCGAGGCCGGACGGCCCGAGGTCTCCGGGACCTCCGTCGGTGAGCTCATCAGCGAGGTCACCACGGACCTCTCGGTGCTCATGCGCCAGGAGCTCGAGCTGGCCAAGGCGGAGCTCAAGGTCGAGGCCAAGAAGGCCGGCCAGGGCGCGGGCATGTTCGGCGCCGCGGGCTTCGCCGGCTACATGGTGCTGCTGTTCCTCTCCTTCGCCCTGTGGTGGGCGCTCGAGAACGTGATGGACGCCGGCCTGGCCGCGCTCATCGTGGCGGTCCTCTGGGGCGTCATCGGCGCCGTCGCGTTCGTCCTGGGACGCAAGAAGTTCCGGCAGGTCAACCCGAAGCCCGAACGGACCGTGGACACCCTCCAGCAGGTCCCCGGCGCCCTCAAGCCCCACTGA
- a CDS encoding sensor histidine kinase, which translates to MTGTGAELAALRAQVAELQAERATLAELVADRGEELAVAARMLRARAATMTSVVDAITEQSVVGTDRHGVVRVWNPGAERLLGLPRADVVRRRRITDFHLPEELGGRGLDALVAAAAEHGSDVRDWTYVAAGGSRRTVSVAVTPRADDEGGAGWTFVGTDMTEVRAAERLKDQFVALVGHELRTPLSAVLGWLEVVLDDPALDAGHRRALDTVTRNAARLERLVGDLLFTAQVEAGRFVLTPGEVDLGGLVSAAEESARVAAAAAGVTLEAHVPGPGPVVPGDAVRLAQAVDNLVSNAVKFTPRGGRVELAVEAADATVCVHVRDTGVGIPAADRPRLGERFVRAASAVRAGVPGVGLGLSITRAIATAHGGRLELAGVEGCGTTATLVLPR; encoded by the coding sequence GTGACCGGGACCGGGGCGGAGCTCGCGGCGCTGCGCGCGCAGGTCGCCGAGCTGCAGGCCGAGCGCGCCACGCTGGCCGAGCTGGTCGCCGACCGTGGGGAGGAGCTCGCCGTCGCCGCGCGGATGCTGCGCGCCCGCGCCGCCACGATGACCAGCGTCGTCGACGCGATCACCGAGCAGTCCGTCGTCGGCACCGACCGCCACGGCGTGGTCCGCGTGTGGAACCCCGGCGCGGAGCGGCTGCTCGGGCTGCCGCGCGCCGACGTCGTCCGCCGCCGCCGGATCACCGACTTCCACCTGCCCGAGGAGCTCGGCGGCCGCGGGCTCGACGCCCTGGTGGCGGCCGCCGCCGAGCACGGCAGCGACGTCCGCGACTGGACCTACGTGGCGGCCGGCGGTTCCCGCCGGACCGTGTCGGTCGCCGTCACCCCGCGCGCCGACGACGAAGGCGGCGCCGGCTGGACCTTCGTCGGCACCGACATGACCGAGGTGCGCGCCGCCGAGCGGCTCAAGGACCAGTTCGTCGCGCTGGTCGGCCACGAGCTGCGCACCCCGCTGTCGGCGGTGCTCGGCTGGCTGGAGGTCGTGCTGGACGACCCCGCGCTCGACGCCGGCCACCGCCGGGCCCTCGACACCGTGACCCGCAACGCCGCCCGCCTCGAGCGCCTGGTCGGGGACCTGCTGTTCACCGCGCAGGTGGAGGCCGGCCGCTTCGTCCTCACCCCGGGCGAGGTCGACCTCGGCGGCCTGGTGTCGGCCGCGGAGGAGTCGGCGCGGGTCGCCGCCGCGGCCGCCGGCGTCACCCTGGAGGCGCACGTGCCCGGGCCCGGCCCGGTGGTGCCCGGCGACGCCGTCCGGCTGGCGCAGGCGGTCGACAACCTCGTCTCCAACGCGGTGAAGTTCACGCCGCGCGGCGGGCGCGTGGAGCTCGCCGTCGAGGCCGCGGACGCCACCGTGTGCGTGCACGTCCGCGACACCGGCGTCGGCATCCCCGCGGCCGACCGGCCGCGGCTGGGCGAGCGGTTCGTGCGCGCGGCGAGCGCCGTGCGCGCCGGGGTGCCCGGCGTCGGGCTCGGCCTGTCCATCACCCGGGCGATCGCCACGGCGCACGGCGGCCGGCTGGAGCTGGCCGGCGTCGAGGGGTGCGGGACCACGGCCACGCTGGTCCTGCCGCGCTGA
- a CDS encoding siderophore-interacting protein produces MAEQSPRRRRVPRTGTVVRTGHVTPHVVRVVLGGEGLAGFAPGHTDSYVKLLFPPAGAPYAAPFDLDDVQARLPREQWPATRTYTVRSWDADAGELTIDFVVHGDEGVAGPWALSARPGDTLQMFGPGGGYSPAGDAGWHLMAGDETALPAIAAALEALPAGARAEVFLEVAGPEEEQDLPAGAGVRVTWVHRSAAPGVALVAAVLAADLPEGDVQVFVHGEAGAVRELRRFVRAGLGAPRERLSVSGYWRVGSTEDRWQAEKREWNAAVDAEDAGLGVA; encoded by the coding sequence ATGGCCGAGCAGTCCCCGCGCCGCAGGCGCGTGCCCCGCACGGGCACCGTCGTGCGCACCGGCCACGTGACCCCGCACGTCGTCCGCGTCGTCCTCGGCGGGGAGGGGCTGGCCGGCTTCGCGCCCGGCCACACCGACTCCTACGTCAAGCTGCTGTTCCCGCCGGCCGGCGCCCCCTACGCGGCCCCGTTCGACCTCGACGACGTGCAGGCCCGGCTCCCGCGCGAGCAGTGGCCGGCCACGCGCACCTACACCGTCCGCTCGTGGGACGCCGACGCCGGCGAGCTGACCATCGACTTCGTGGTCCACGGCGACGAGGGCGTCGCGGGCCCGTGGGCGCTGTCCGCCCGCCCCGGCGACACGCTGCAGATGTTCGGCCCCGGCGGCGGCTACAGCCCGGCCGGGGACGCCGGCTGGCACCTCATGGCCGGTGACGAGACGGCCCTGCCGGCGATCGCCGCCGCGCTCGAGGCGCTGCCCGCCGGCGCCCGCGCCGAGGTCTTCCTCGAGGTGGCCGGCCCGGAGGAGGAGCAGGACCTGCCCGCCGGTGCCGGTGTGCGGGTCACCTGGGTGCACCGCAGCGCGGCGCCGGGCGTCGCGCTCGTCGCGGCCGTCCTCGCGGCCGACCTGCCGGAGGGCGACGTCCAGGTGTTCGTGCACGGCGAGGCCGGCGCCGTCCGGGAGCTGCGCCGGTTCGTGCGCGCCGGGCTCGGCGCCCCGCGCGAGCGGCTGTCGGTCTCCGGCTACTGGCGGGTCGGCAGCACCGAGGACCGCTGGCAGGCCGAGAAGCGGGAGTGGAACGCCGCCGTCGATGCCGAGGACGCCGGCCTGGGCGTGGCCTAG
- a CDS encoding acyl-CoA dehydrogenase family protein yields MTDDLPGLPGDLYGYETLLTDDERKELTGIRRFLHEEVRPRVNDAWASSEFPMDLVPRFAEEGMVGRSYDLEHQPRASRLFTGFIALETARVDPSMATFLGVHNGLSMGSIVLLGSDEQRARWVPDMVAFDKIGAFALTEPHGGSDVARGLETTARRDGDGWVIDGAKRWIGNGTIADVVVVFARDVADDSVKTFVVERGTPGFTPTKMEGKYALRTVQNADIVFEGCRVPAENKLEHGNSFKDVNRVLKLTRGGVAWSAVGCQMGAFEAAITYARERSQFGRPIAGFQLVQDLLARMAGNVTASLGMAVRVSQLQEEGVFKDEQAALAKAFVTGRARETVALARELFGGNGILLENDVVRYFADAEALYSYEGTREINSLIVGRALTGVSAFV; encoded by the coding sequence ATGACCGACGACCTGCCCGGCCTGCCCGGCGACCTGTACGGCTACGAGACGCTGCTGACCGACGACGAGCGCAAGGAGCTGACCGGCATCCGGCGCTTCCTGCACGAGGAGGTGCGGCCGCGCGTCAACGACGCCTGGGCCTCGTCGGAGTTCCCGATGGACCTGGTGCCCCGCTTCGCCGAGGAGGGCATGGTCGGGCGCAGCTACGACCTGGAGCACCAGCCGCGCGCCTCCCGGCTGTTCACCGGCTTCATCGCGCTGGAGACCGCGCGCGTCGACCCGTCGATGGCCACGTTCCTCGGCGTGCACAACGGCCTGTCGATGGGGTCGATCGTGCTGCTGGGCTCCGACGAGCAGCGCGCCCGGTGGGTCCCCGACATGGTCGCCTTCGACAAGATCGGCGCCTTCGCCCTCACCGAGCCGCACGGCGGCTCCGACGTCGCCCGCGGGCTGGAGACCACCGCGCGCCGCGACGGCGACGGGTGGGTCATCGACGGCGCCAAGCGGTGGATCGGCAACGGGACCATCGCCGACGTCGTCGTGGTGTTCGCCCGGGACGTCGCCGACGACTCGGTGAAGACCTTCGTCGTGGAGAGGGGCACCCCCGGCTTCACGCCCACGAAGATGGAGGGCAAGTACGCCCTGCGCACCGTGCAGAACGCCGACATCGTGTTCGAGGGCTGCCGGGTGCCGGCGGAGAACAAGCTCGAGCACGGCAACTCGTTCAAGGACGTCAACCGGGTGCTCAAGCTGACCCGCGGCGGCGTGGCCTGGTCGGCGGTCGGCTGCCAGATGGGCGCCTTCGAGGCGGCGATCACCTACGCCAGGGAGCGCTCGCAGTTCGGCCGCCCGATCGCCGGCTTCCAGCTCGTCCAGGACCTGCTCGCCCGCATGGCCGGCAACGTCACCGCCAGCCTCGGGATGGCGGTGCGGGTCTCGCAACTGCAGGAGGAGGGCGTCTTCAAGGACGAGCAGGCCGCGCTGGCCAAGGCCTTCGTCACCGGCCGGGCCCGCGAGACCGTCGCCCTGGCCCGCGAGCTGTTCGGCGGCAACGGGATCCTGCTGGAGAACGACGTCGTCCGGTACTTCGCCGACGCCGAGGCGCTGTACTCCTACGAGGGCACCCGCGAGATCAACAGCCTCATCGTCGGGCGGGCGCTCACCGGGGTCAGCGCCTTCGTCTGA
- the ypfJ gene encoding KPN_02809 family neutral zinc metallopeptidase — protein sequence MRYREGGDLDTSSIQDRRGRGGGLGGGRGIAVGGGGLGLVGLLIVVLVQVLGGGGGAGAGAGLGALEGLGPGETADNSALEQSCDDSGDANDSVECAVVADIDSIQDYWSQALGGRYVPTDTVFFSDQVSTQCGGATSGSGPFYCPADRFVYIDLTFFDTLRSQFGAQGGAFPNAYVLAHEYGHHVQNLLGTNRQVTPGEAGADSGSVRLELQADCYAGAWANHAETVPDESGAPLIADITQDDIDRALDTAGRIGDDFIQENLGGGTVDQDTFTHGSSEQRQRWFLTGYETGDPAQCDTFATDDLG from the coding sequence ATGCGCTACAGGGAGGGCGGCGACCTCGACACGTCGTCGATCCAGGACCGGCGCGGCCGGGGCGGCGGCCTCGGCGGTGGCCGCGGGATCGCCGTCGGCGGCGGCGGGCTCGGCCTGGTCGGGCTGCTCATCGTCGTGCTGGTGCAGGTGCTCGGCGGCGGGGGCGGCGCCGGTGCCGGTGCCGGCCTCGGCGCGCTGGAGGGGCTCGGGCCGGGCGAGACCGCCGACAACAGCGCCCTCGAGCAGTCCTGCGACGACAGCGGCGACGCCAACGACTCCGTCGAGTGCGCCGTCGTCGCCGACATCGACTCCATCCAGGACTACTGGTCGCAGGCGCTGGGCGGGCGGTACGTGCCGACCGACACCGTGTTCTTCTCCGACCAGGTGTCGACGCAGTGCGGCGGGGCCACGAGCGGCTCGGGGCCGTTCTACTGCCCGGCCGACCGGTTCGTGTACATCGACCTGACCTTCTTCGACACCCTGCGCAGCCAGTTCGGCGCCCAGGGCGGCGCGTTCCCCAACGCCTACGTGCTCGCCCACGAGTACGGCCACCACGTGCAGAACCTGCTGGGCACCAACCGGCAGGTCACCCCGGGCGAGGCCGGTGCCGACAGCGGCAGCGTGCGGCTGGAGCTGCAGGCCGACTGCTACGCCGGCGCGTGGGCCAACCACGCCGAGACCGTCCCCGACGAGTCGGGTGCGCCGCTGATCGCCGACATCACGCAGGACGACATCGACCGGGCGCTGGACACCGCCGGCCGCATCGGCGACGACTTCATCCAGGAGAACCTCGGCGGCGGCACCGTGGACCAGGACACCTTCACGCACGGCTCGTCCGAGCAGCGCCAGCGCTGGTTCCTCACCGGGTACGAGACCGGTGACCCGGCGCAGTGCGACACCTTCGCCACCGACGACCTGGGCTGA
- a CDS encoding methyltransferase domain-containing protein yields MAAGPGERVLEVGCGAGVLVTLLAAAVHPGPVVAVDRSARMVAAATRRNRAAVEAGRVRLVAAPLVEADLGDDRFDVVVAVDVRAFWTPPAPEWDVVARVLAPGGRVVLGASVMRAGDADRVRVQVARAAGERGLAVTATAQVGTVPFPTATIELRRPDGG; encoded by the coding sequence GTGGCCGCCGGGCCGGGGGAGCGGGTGCTCGAGGTCGGCTGCGGTGCCGGTGTGCTGGTCACCCTGCTGGCCGCCGCCGTGCACCCGGGCCCGGTCGTCGCCGTCGACCGGTCGGCCCGGATGGTCGCGGCCGCCACCCGGCGCAACCGGGCGGCGGTCGAGGCGGGCCGGGTCCGGCTCGTGGCCGCTCCGCTCGTCGAGGCCGACCTCGGCGACGACCGGTTCGACGTCGTCGTCGCCGTCGACGTCCGGGCCTTCTGGACACCACCGGCGCCGGAGTGGGACGTCGTCGCGCGGGTGCTCGCCCCGGGCGGACGGGTGGTCCTCGGCGCCTCGGTGATGCGCGCGGGCGACGCCGACCGTGTGCGGGTCCAGGTCGCCCGGGCGGCAGGGGAGCGCGGCCTCGCGGTGACCGCCACGGCGCAGGTCGGCACCGTCCCGTTCCCGACGGCCACGATCGAGTTGCGTCGCCCGGACGGCGGGTAG
- a CDS encoding DUF3618 domain-containing protein: MTSSSDPDVIRRQIEETRRELSYDVDALNEKVNPARVIDRRMATAKGRFASVKDRVMGSSHDTRSSTHGSAHNALGSVQGTASNVAGSVQGAASNAASSVQGAASSAAGTVQDAASQAAHAVQQAPDLVVRQTQGNPLAAGLIAFGVGWLVSSLLPASERERQLAQQAESTLREHKDELLAPAKQAAQEVGEQLRPAAQQAVEEVKGTAQDAAQTVKQEGQSAAQDVQGQAQQSRQSVQSQTSSS; this comes from the coding sequence ATGACCAGCAGCAGTGACCCGGACGTCATCCGGCGGCAGATCGAGGAGACGCGTCGTGAGCTGAGCTACGACGTCGACGCCCTCAACGAGAAGGTCAACCCGGCCCGCGTCATCGACCGGCGCATGGCCACGGCGAAGGGCCGCTTCGCCAGCGTCAAGGACCGGGTCATGGGCTCGTCCCACGACACCCGTTCCTCGACGCACGGCAGCGCGCACAACGCCCTGGGCTCGGTCCAGGGCACGGCCTCCAACGTGGCCGGCAGCGTGCAGGGGGCGGCCTCCAACGCGGCCAGCAGCGTGCAGGGCGCGGCGTCCAGCGCCGCGGGCACGGTGCAGGACGCGGCCTCCCAGGCGGCGCACGCCGTCCAGCAGGCCCCCGACCTGGTCGTCCGCCAGACGCAGGGCAACCCCCTGGCCGCCGGGCTGATCGCCTTCGGGGTCGGCTGGCTCGTGTCGAGCCTGCTGCCCGCCTCGGAGAGGGAGCGGCAGCTGGCCCAGCAGGCCGAGAGCACGCTGCGCGAGCACAAGGACGAGCTGCTCGCGCCGGCCAAGCAGGCCGCGCAGGAGGTCGGCGAGCAGCTCAGGCCGGCCGCGCAGCAGGCCGTCGAGGAGGTCAAGGGCACCGCCCAGGACGCCGCCCAGACGGTCAAGCAGGAGGGCCAGTCGGCCGCGCAGGACGTGCAGGGCCAGGCCCAGCAGTCCCGCCAGTCCGTGCAGAGCCAGACCTCCAGCAGCTGA
- a CDS encoding response regulator transcription factor, with protein sequence MAGQSVLVVEDTAEIRELVATVLARAGFDVRAVGTGAACLAEVRRSAPDLVVLDLGLPDGDGTEVCRRLRAESGSYVLMLTARAEEVDLLVGLAVGADGYMAKPFSPRELVARVQAMLRRPRPAVVPADDAVVRLADLEVDEDSREVRVDGAVVDLTRTEFDLLAALAARPGRVLQRETLLREVWQTEWSGSLRLVEAHMSNLRRKLTAAGLRAAEIRTVRGVGYRLVA encoded by the coding sequence GTGGCCGGGCAGTCGGTGCTGGTCGTGGAGGACACCGCGGAGATCCGCGAGCTGGTCGCCACGGTGCTCGCCCGCGCGGGGTTCGACGTCCGCGCCGTGGGCACCGGCGCCGCGTGCCTGGCCGAGGTGCGCCGGTCCGCGCCGGACCTGGTCGTGCTCGACCTCGGCCTGCCCGACGGGGACGGCACCGAGGTCTGCCGCCGGCTGCGCGCCGAGAGCGGCAGCTACGTGCTCATGCTCACCGCGCGGGCCGAGGAGGTCGACCTGCTCGTCGGCCTCGCCGTCGGCGCCGACGGGTACATGGCCAAGCCGTTCTCGCCGCGGGAGCTGGTGGCCCGGGTCCAGGCGATGCTGCGGCGCCCCCGGCCGGCCGTCGTGCCCGCCGACGACGCCGTCGTGCGGCTCGCCGACCTCGAGGTCGACGAGGACAGCCGCGAGGTGCGCGTCGACGGCGCCGTCGTCGACCTGACCCGCACCGAGTTCGACCTGCTGGCGGCGCTGGCCGCCCGGCCCGGCCGGGTGCTGCAGCGCGAGACGCTGCTGCGCGAGGTGTGGCAGACGGAGTGGTCCGGCAGCCTGCGCCTGGTCGAGGCGCACATGTCCAACCTGCGGCGCAAGCTCACCGCCGCGGGACTGCGCGCGGCCGAGATCAGGACCGTCCGCGGGGTGGGCTACCGGCTGGTCGCCTGA
- a CDS encoding response regulator transcription factor yields the protein MSDARAWQAAPDLVDLLDGVVDRDRHLRVVAGALTDLLCADFVGRVALDLRDRSAEVRRHPQGGRSGDDVARHLLALAGDHPVVRSLRADRSRGLPAPRRLSDVATRAELLRNAAYVELLRPGGAEHQMTIPTARTGAGGRVWTVNRSGAEFSDRDLASARALQPVLALLDRTVGAHLAAAPDGVAAREELGLTAREVQVLGHVGSGLTADAVARLLRISDRTVHKHLENAYRKLDRHDRLLAVDRARELGVLPQPRRRAP from the coding sequence ATGTCGGACGCACGGGCGTGGCAGGCAGCGCCGGACCTGGTGGACCTGCTCGACGGCGTGGTCGACCGGGACCGCCACCTGCGCGTGGTCGCGGGGGCCCTCACCGACCTGCTGTGCGCCGACTTCGTCGGCCGGGTCGCCCTCGACCTGCGCGACCGGTCGGCCGAGGTCCGGCGGCACCCGCAGGGCGGACGGTCCGGCGACGACGTGGCCCGGCACCTGCTCGCCCTCGCCGGCGACCACCCGGTCGTCCGCAGCCTCCGCGCCGACCGCTCCCGCGGCCTCCCGGCCCCGCGGCGGCTGAGCGACGTGGCGACGCGGGCGGAGCTGCTGCGCAACGCGGCCTACGTCGAGCTGCTCCGACCGGGCGGCGCCGAGCACCAGATGACGATCCCGACCGCGCGCACGGGGGCCGGCGGCCGGGTCTGGACGGTCAACCGGTCGGGTGCCGAGTTCAGCGACCGGGACCTGGCGTCGGCGCGGGCGCTGCAGCCCGTCCTCGCCCTGCTGGACCGGACGGTGGGCGCCCACCTGGCGGCCGCGCCGGACGGCGTGGCCGCGCGCGAGGAGCTCGGGCTCACCGCCCGCGAGGTGCAGGTGCTGGGGCACGTCGGCAGCGGGCTGACCGCGGACGCCGTCGCGCGCCTGCTCCGGATCAGCGACCGCACGGTGCACAAGCACCTGGAGAACGCCTACCGCAAGCTGGACCGCCACGACCGGCTGCTCGCCGTCGACCGGGCACGCGAGCTGGGCGTCCTCCCGCAGCCGCGGCGCCGGGCACCGTGA
- a CDS encoding arginase family protein, which produces MTPLPPVDLLAAPSSAAAHWPGQERAWAALATAGLPEALGRSREVAVRELFPPARWTAGPAPAGRVRDAGRVAAGLVAVRDAVAASLRAGRLPVVVGGECTTTVGLVAGARAAGREPGLVYVDGGVDLRTPADNPTGVADSMALAHVLALDGCDPDLLAVGPVRPLLAVDAVVAVGVRAVEPDATTARRIGLAVTPAGAVAADPDGAAAAAARAAGRDDGFLVHLDVDVVEFLDLPLADVPDHGRGLPLGTVAAVLTRLCADPGLRGLCVTEVNPDHAPGPDDVGRLVAVLTAALG; this is translated from the coding sequence GTGACCCCGCTCCCCCCGGTGGACCTGCTGGCGGCCCCGTCGAGTGCGGCGGCGCACTGGCCCGGCCAGGAGCGGGCCTGGGCCGCGCTCGCCACGGCCGGGCTGCCGGAGGCGCTCGGCCGGTCGCGGGAGGTGGCCGTCCGGGAGCTGTTCCCGCCCGCCCGGTGGACCGCGGGTCCGGCGCCGGCCGGGCGGGTCCGGGACGCCGGCCGCGTCGCCGCGGGCCTCGTCGCGGTGCGCGACGCGGTCGCGGCCTCGCTGCGGGCCGGCCGGCTGCCGGTCGTGGTGGGAGGGGAGTGCACGACCACGGTCGGCCTCGTCGCGGGCGCGCGGGCCGCCGGGCGGGAGCCGGGGCTGGTCTACGTCGACGGCGGCGTCGACCTCCGCACCCCGGCCGACAACCCCACCGGCGTCGCCGACTCGATGGCGCTGGCCCACGTCCTCGCGCTCGACGGGTGCGATCCCGACCTGCTCGCCGTCGGCCCGGTCCGGCCGCTCCTCGCCGTGGACGCCGTGGTGGCGGTCGGCGTCCGTGCGGTCGAGCCCGACGCCACCACGGCGCGGCGGATCGGCCTCGCCGTCACCCCGGCCGGCGCGGTCGCGGCCGACCCCGACGGCGCGGCGGCGGCGGCCGCGAGGGCCGCGGGCCGGGACGACGGGTTCCTCGTGCACCTCGACGTCGACGTCGTCGAGTTCCTCGACCTCCCGCTGGCCGACGTGCCCGACCACGGCCGCGGCCTGCCGCTCGGCACCGTCGCGGCCGTCCTCACCCGGCTGTGCGCCGACCCCGGCCTGCGCGGGCTGTGCGTCACGGAGGTCAACCCCGACCACGCGCCCGGCCCGGACGACGTGGGCCGGCTCGTGGCCGTCCTCACGGCCGCGCTGGGCTGA
- a CDS encoding SDR family NAD(P)-dependent oxidoreductase, with product MATTTFDFTGSVVLVTGGGSGIGLAITRAFLDAGATVAVTGRRRERLESALEGVPAERGAALPADVSDPAQVRQLVADVVDRFGRLDVVVSNAAGYESGEITDLADDAWERMRATNVDAFFHLAKAALPRLAESGGNLVAVSSVSGLRGDWGQAGYNATKAAITVFVQSLALDWGARGVRLNAVAPAFTFTEINQDVPRDEASLAPFVNRVALGRPGEPEDIAPAVLFLASEGARYVTGAVLAVDGGTSASTGQAHV from the coding sequence ATGGCCACCACGACCTTCGACTTCACCGGCTCCGTCGTCCTCGTCACCGGCGGCGGCTCGGGCATCGGCCTGGCGATCACCCGGGCCTTCCTCGACGCCGGCGCCACCGTCGCCGTCACCGGCCGCCGGCGGGAGCGGCTGGAGTCCGCCCTCGAGGGCGTGCCCGCCGAGCGCGGGGCGGCGCTGCCGGCCGACGTCTCCGACCCCGCGCAGGTGCGGCAGCTCGTCGCCGACGTCGTCGACCGGTTCGGCCGGCTCGACGTCGTGGTGAGCAACGCCGCCGGCTACGAGAGCGGGGAGATCACCGACCTCGCCGACGACGCGTGGGAGCGGATGCGCGCCACCAACGTCGACGCCTTCTTCCACCTCGCCAAGGCCGCGCTGCCGCGCCTGGCGGAGTCCGGCGGCAACCTGGTCGCCGTCTCCTCGGTGTCGGGTCTGCGCGGCGACTGGGGGCAGGCCGGGTACAACGCCACCAAGGCCGCCATCACCGTCTTCGTGCAGTCGCTGGCCCTGGACTGGGGCGCGCGAGGGGTGCGGCTCAACGCCGTCGCGCCGGCCTTCACCTTCACCGAGATCAACCAGGACGTCCCCCGCGACGAGGCGTCGCTCGCGCCGTTCGTCAACCGCGTCGCACTCGGCCGGCCCGGCGAGCCCGAGGACATCGCCCCGGCGGTGCTCTTCCTCGCCTCCGAGGGCGCCCGGTACGTCACCGGTGCGGTGCTGGCCGTCGACGGCGGCACCAGTGCCTCGACCGGCCAGGCGCACGTCTAG
- a CDS encoding enoyl-CoA hydratase/isomerase family protein, whose product MAEHLRVSRDGAVAVLTIDRADKRNALTAGMWAALPGVLAELAADPEVRVLVVTGAGPSFCAGADISDLLGGPDAEDPMARLRRDNLAAQAALRDFPRPTIAMIRGHCIGGGVELATCCDLRFTDPTGVFGVTPAKVGIVYTPTSTRQLVDLVGPATTRYLLYSGELLDADTALRTGLVDRLLPAGDLTGEVRRFAEVLAGRSALTQRAAKEVTAALATGGDAEEVAGRWYRETIASGELAEGVAAFTERRAPRFPYGG is encoded by the coding sequence GTGGCCGAGCACCTGCGGGTCAGCCGCGACGGCGCCGTCGCCGTCCTCACCATCGACCGGGCGGACAAGCGCAACGCCCTGACCGCCGGCATGTGGGCCGCGCTCCCCGGGGTCCTGGCGGAGCTGGCCGCCGACCCGGAGGTCCGCGTGCTCGTGGTGACCGGCGCCGGACCGAGCTTCTGCGCCGGCGCCGACATCTCCGACCTGCTCGGCGGGCCCGACGCCGAGGACCCGATGGCGCGGCTGCGGCGGGACAACCTCGCCGCCCAGGCCGCGCTGCGGGACTTCCCGCGACCCACCATCGCGATGATCCGCGGGCACTGCATCGGCGGAGGGGTGGAGCTGGCCACCTGCTGCGACCTGCGCTTCACCGACCCGACCGGCGTCTTCGGCGTCACCCCGGCCAAGGTCGGCATCGTCTACACGCCGACGTCGACCCGCCAGCTCGTGGACCTCGTGGGCCCGGCGACGACCCGCTACCTCCTCTACTCCGGGGAGCTCCTCGACGCCGACACCGCGCTGCGCACCGGCCTGGTCGACCGACTGCTGCCCGCCGGTGACCTGACCGGCGAGGTCCGGCGGTTCGCCGAGGTGCTGGCCGGCCGCTCGGCGCTGACCCAGCGCGCCGCCAAGGAGGTCACCGCGGCACTGGCCACCGGCGGGGACGCCGAGGAGGTGGCGGGCCGCTGGTACCGGGAGACGATCGCCTCCGGGGAGCTCGCCGAGGGCGTCGCCGCCTTCACCGAGCGGCGTGCCCCGCGCTTCCCCTACGGGGGCTAG